DNA sequence from the Oceanispirochaeta sp. M1 genome:
TATTCATATATCCTCCATGAGCAGCGGTCTCGGTGGACTGACTACCCTCGAATCGTGGGTGGAAGATGTCGACAGGGTGATCAACAGTTATATGAATACGGACGCTCTTATTATTGATGTAAGAGGAAATACAGGAGGCTACAGCGCCAATGCCGAGCATATTGCCTCCCGCTTTGTCGGTGAAAAAAGTCTCTACCTGAAGACCAGAGTAAGAATCGGGGCTGCTCATGATGATTTCGGTCAAGTTACCAGCCATTATATCGAACCCCATGGCACCAGATATGCAAAGCCGGTCTATCTTGTTACCGATGCCGACACTGTCAGTGCTGGAGAGTGGTTTACCCTGATGATGAGAAAGAGTGATAATGTAACCCATATAGGCTGGAGAACGCTGGGAGCCACAGGAATGGTCAGCTTTCATGAGCTTCCCAACGGATGGGAGTTTTCCACCACCATAGGCCATACGACAGATGAAAATGGAATCTGTTACGAGGAGACCGGGATTGTTCCCGAAATTGTAACACCCTATGATCCCGGAGACTATGACAGTGTTATGGAATGGATACTTAATCTATAAGTTTTTAAATCTGCCGGTGATATATCTAATTACTTTATCACCGGTCCTGTTAACCTGTGTTCTGTCAATATTGACAAGATATCAACGATTACATACTATAAAAATATGAAGAAAATAACAATAATTTCAATTACAACATTTATAATATCCCTGATCTGTTTAATCTCTTTTAGAATTATTGGATCATCCATAGCTGAAGATGGAACACTAGTCGAACCCTTTGGGCTAATCCCTATTGGTTATATGTTTCTTATAATCAGCATTGTATCTGGAGTTGCTGCAATTACTAAATCAGCTATTTATAAACTGAAAAAATAATTACCAGAAATATTGATATTTTCAGATGTTCTCGATGAAGATTGTTTCAAATTATCTTCTTTTAAATTACTCAGTATATTAAATTACTCCCAAAATCTGGAAGATCACCATTCTTTACAGTTTTTATCCATTTGTCCAATTTTCCATCATGGAGCTCCCAGAAATTCCTGCAAAGATTAAAGTATTCAAGTACAACCTCTGTTTCCCCATGTCTTAATAATTCCTTTGCCAAACTCATATTCGGACCAAAGGAGTTCATCTGAGGAGATCCGGGACTCATTCCGGCTGATAGTAGATGCTCTTTTGCACAACTGACGTTTCCATCCTTTAATATAATTTTACCAAGAACAAT
Encoded proteins:
- a CDS encoding DUF3955 domain-containing protein, which gives rise to MKKITIISITTFIISLICLISFRIIGSSIAEDGTLVEPFGLIPIGYMFLIISIVSGVAAITKSAIYKLKK
- a CDS encoding S41 family peptidase translates to MSFKHIKISALLLLFAGLGSCSLTLGPEIGSDKGSVFDYFWDTFDLQYSLFEQKGIDWDASRAVYRDQALNAATDEDLFDVLSSMIEPLDDGHVWLSGLGGYYFCDTWEHPEIPAAGYQFYLFRAEHYMESLSTTGSGLVSYGKMRDRNIGYIHISSMSSGLGGLTTLESWVEDVDRVINSYMNTDALIIDVRGNTGGYSANAEHIASRFVGEKSLYLKTRVRIGAAHDDFGQVTSHYIEPHGTRYAKPVYLVTDADTVSAGEWFTLMMRKSDNVTHIGWRTLGATGMVSFHELPNGWEFSTTIGHTTDENGICYEETGIVPEIVTPYDPGDYDSVMEWILNL